The Primulina tabacum isolate GXHZ01 chromosome 16, ASM2559414v2, whole genome shotgun sequence genome window below encodes:
- the LOC142528333 gene encoding uncharacterized protein LOC142528333, translated as MEMPSYSKFLKDILENKRKSEDHMMVNLTKNCSALVQNKIPPKIKDPGNFFISCMIGDVVFHKALCDLGASINLMPFSVLRKLGFGEPNPTRTSLQLADRSVKYPTGVIEDVLVKVEKFIFPTNFVVLDMEDDMEMPLILGRPLLDTGKALIDAQEGKLRLRVGKEEIKFDVFNALKHTIHTDDCFIIYFFDSLVCNVVQDAMMDPLEATLTSELHKDELDQAQTKMAAYLNSNPPWKKQVRMRLEELGDQRDLVPSEVKPREATNP; from the coding sequence ATGGAGATGCCTAGTTATTCTAAATTCTTAAAAGATATCTTGGAAAATAAGAGGAAATCAGAAGACCACATGATGGTGAACTTGACTAAAAATTGCTCGGCCTTGGTACAAAACAAGATCCCACCTAAGATAAAAGATCCagggaatttttttatttcttgcatgattggtgatgtcGTGTTCCATAAGGCTTTATGTGACCTCGGTGCAAGTATTAATCTGATGCCATTTTCTGTGCTTAGGAAACTTGGTTTTGGAGAGCCAAATCCAACTAGGACGTCATTGCAGCTGGCTGACAGGTCTGTCAAGTACCCAACTGGAGTGATTGAGGATGTTCTGGTAAAAGTGGAGAAATTTATTTTCCCTACAAAttttgtggtacttgacatggaaGACGATATGGAAATGCCCTTAATTTTAGGAAGACCATTACTTGATACGGGCAAAGCTCTCATCGATGCACAAGAAGGGAAGTTGCGATTACGAGTGGGAAAGGAAGAGATTAAgtttgatgtttttaatgctCTTAAGCACACAATACACACTGATGATtgctttataatttatttttttgattcACTTGTTTGCAATGTTGTGCAGGATGCTATGATGGATCCACTCGAGGCCACACTCACGAGTGAGTTGCACAAGGACGAGCTAGACCAAGCACAGACGAAAATGGCGGCATATTTAAATTCCAATCCTCCATGGAAGAAACAAGTCAGGATGCGATTAGAAGAGTTGGGAGATCAAAGAGATTTGGTCCCCTCAGAAGTCAAGCCTAGAGAAGCCACCAACCCTTGA